A stretch of Desulfitobacterium dichloroeliminans LMG P-21439 DNA encodes these proteins:
- the remA gene encoding extracellular matrix/biofilm regulator RemA, which yields MDIKLINIGFGNIVSANRIISIVSPESAPIKRIIQEARDAGMLIDATYGRRTRAVIICDSHHVILSAVQPETVAHRLTAKEANNTTEDPAD from the coding sequence TTGGACATTAAATTAATTAATATTGGGTTTGGCAATATCGTCTCGGCTAATCGCATCATCTCCATTGTCAGCCCGGAGTCCGCTCCCATTAAGCGGATTATCCAGGAAGCACGAGATGCAGGGATGCTGATTGATGCCACCTATGGTCGCAGAACACGTGCCGTTATTATCTGCGATAGTCATCATGTCATTCTGTCCGCTGTTCAACCAGAAACTGTAGCCCATCGCTTAACTGCAAAAGAAGCTAACAACACTACAGAAGACCCAGCGGATTAA